CACCTTCAACTTTCCCCATATTTTTTAAAGTTAGCTCTATCTTTACAGGCCATGTTTTATTCTGAATTTTCAAATCGGAATAGTCGAACTGCGTATACGACAATCCGTATCCAAACGGGAATCGGACATCTATTTTTTTCTTATCAAAGTAGCGATAACCCACAAAAATGCCTTCGCTATACTGGTTACTTACACCATCTTCCGAAAATCCTAAGCCTTTGAAAATGGAATTTTTGGGATAATCGTTTATGCTTTTCGCCCATGTAAAAGGCAACTTGCCGGAAGGCGATACTTTGCCAGTTAAAATATCGGCAATACCATTACCAATTTGCTCGCCACAATAGGGAACAAAAAGAACGGCTTTCACATCATCAATCCATGGTTCTACATCTACCGCACTTCCGGCTGTAATAACTACAATTGTATTTGAATTTACTTTTGCAACTTCCTGAATGAGCTTGTTTTGCTGCCCTGGCAAGCTGGTAGATTTTCGATCCCACCCTTCGGTTTCGTTAAAACCACTTAATCCTGCGTAAACAATAGCTATCTCTGATTCTTTTGCCTTAACCACGGCCTCTGCAATTAAGTTTTCTTCGGTTTCGTTTAAAACGGCTTCTTTATTGTTTTGGTAAAAGAACGGAGTTTGACACCCTTTTGCATAAACCACTTTTGACGTTTCCCCGAGCGCATTTACAATTCCATCAAATGGGTCAACAACTGCGTCATGAAAATAGTAGGTTCTGCCACTTCCTCCTCCCTGCAGATAGTACGCATAATTTAAATGATTTGCAGGTAGGTCTGAAAACCGTTTGGCGTTGGGACCAATAACTGAAATTGATTGTAAACAGGAAGTGTCAATGGGCAAAATTTTATTTTCGTTTTTAAGTAATACGGGCGTTTCCTGTGCAACTTTTCGGCAAAGCTGTATATGTTCTTTTGAATGTACAATGCCAGGATTTTCATAGCGTTCGCGCTTGAACAAATCCATGGTATACATTACTTTTAACACATCTTTTAACAAAGTATCAACCTGTTGCTCTTTTATTATGCCTCTTTCCACCGCTTCTAACATTGCAGTCCCATAATGTTCAGGTCGGTGCATTTCAACATTCATTCGGGCATTTACAGGCTCAACAGTATTTCGTATTCCATTTGCAAAATCGGATAAAACAAAACCATTGAATCCCCATTCTCCCCTTAAAATATCGTTTAACAAGTATTTGTTATGGCACATAAAATAACCGTTTAAGCGATTATAGGCTCCCATTATATTTAAGGCTCCACCTTTGGTAACTGCTGCTTTAAATGCCGGTAAATAGATTTCACGCAGCGTGCGTTCATCTACCTCGTTATTTATATCGAAACGATTGTGTTCCTGGTTGTTTGCCACAAAATGTTTTGGACCACAAACAATACCGTTTGATTGCATGGCTTTTACAACACTCACTCCCATTTGTGTAGTAAGAAATGGATCTTCTGAAAAACTCTCCCAGTTTCTTCCACCAAGCGGATGCCTGATAATATTTAGAGTTGGTCCCAGATTTAAGTCTTGCCCCAACGCCCGCATTTCTTTAGCAATTGCACCACCTACTTCAGAATACAAATCAGGGTTCCATGAGCATCCCATTGCTATTGGTGTACAAAAATAGGTAGCATGTATGCTGGTATCCCGGCCCGACCTAACTCCTGTAATTCCATGCCCCATATAAAGAGGAGGTATGCCAAATTCTTTGTTTCCTTTAATTCCAAAAAATTGAATATCTAAATCTCCGAATTCACTATTTCCACCTCCCATTCCATGTAACAATCCCACTTTATCTTTTAGAGGAAGTATGGAAATCAGGCTATCAGCAAATTGTTCTGACTTTATAAAATTATTGGTTTTTTGACTTCCAGTCTGACTGCTACAACCATATAAGAATGAAATCCATATGATGGCAATTAATACGGTGTTTTTCTTTAAAATTAATTTCATAATTGAAGTAATCGAAATAATATTGAGACCAATAAAATTTATTATTATTAGTTCCTCCATGTGAAAAAATAAAGTGTAAATCCCCTGCCTGCTTTAATAAGCAGGGGATTTACAACTAAACTAAACTTTATGAAGAGTTCGATTAAAATCCAGGATTTTGATCCTCCGGGTTTATTGCAGTATTATTAACAATTTCGCCAACAGGAATTGGGAACAATAAATTTTTTGGGTTCCAAACAATACTCGATTGTTCAAATTTATCTGCTGGTAAGGAAGGAACAAATTCATTGAACATGTATTCGTAATAAGTTGTACCATTTGCCCTTTTCATCCGAAGCAAGTCAAACCATCGTTGACCTTCTCCAATTAATTCAGCACCACGTTCATTAAAAACCGCATCTCTGAATTCATCTTTCGATAATCCAGGAGTTAAATCGGCAGGTGTTGTACGTGTTATTCCATCAGCATTACGCGCCCTTTTTCTCACCTGATTAAAGGCATCGTACGCTTCAGCAGTTAAACCAAGTTCATTTGCAGCTTCTGCTTTTATTAGCAATACTTCAGCATAGCGGATGATATTCAGGTCATTTTCATGATTTCTGGTATCATATCCATCAGGATCAATATATTTACCAATATAGGCTCCTTTTTTATGAATTCCTCCAGCGCTTGGATTAGGATATGATGTGAATATTTTACCATTATCTCCTGTCCATTCCGTAAAGAAAGTTTTTTCAGCTCTGTAGTCACCTTCATACTGCCCTGTAGTATATATATCATAAAAGTAGGGTTGGATTTGAAGATGACTTGTTCCCGCTCCTTTCGGATGACCAGTTAATCCTCTGGCAGAATTAGGCAACATACGTAAAGCAAATTCGCTTCCTATTGAACGGGCTAGTGATTCAAGTCCGTCACGGGCAAACTTAACAGCAAAAATTACCTCTTGCCCATTTTGTTTTTCCTTGTTGACGTCCCAAAGGTCACCAAAATCTGCTACCAACGAATATTCACCTGAATTAATAACCTGATCAGCATATTCTTTTGCTTCAGTCCAGTCACCATGAGTTAAATAAGCTAATGCCAATAGTGCCTGAGCAGATCCTTTTGTTGCACGTCCATATTCTGCTGTAGGTTGTTCACTTGCAACCGGCATTAATTGAATTGCCATTTTAAGATCCTCAAAAATTTGTTGATAAACCTCTTCTTTCGAAGCTCTTGGTGTATGAAGATCAGAATCGTCAAGTGTTGCTTTCAACTTAAGTGGTACACCTCCATAACTACGAACAAGATTTAAATAACTTAAGGCTCTTAAAAAATAAGCTTCACCAGTAATTCTGTTTTTTACTGCTTCATTTATTTCCATCTGAGGTACATATTCCAAAACCAGGTTGCTGTTGTTAACAACATGGTAAATACTGTTCCAGCTATTTCTTAGATAGTTAGATGAAGAAGAGTAAGTTTTCTTTGAATATTGACTATATTCATCATTTTTGGTACTAAATATGGCATCAGAGGATAGTAAGATTGGTGCTGAGTAGCTATACTTATAATAAGCGAAAGATGTTAATTCTGAATAGGCTCCATTAATGGCAGCATGTGCATCAGCTTCAGTCTTATAAAAAGTTTCCGGAGTAAATCGGTCAACTACCAGCTCTTCCAATTCACACGATGTGGTTAGAATGAAAAGGCTTAAGATTAAATATGTTATTTTATTTTTCATTTTCTTCAAATTTAAAATTCTACGTTTACGCCAAATGAATAGGTACGTGGCTGTGGAAACACACCAAAATCAACTCCTGGTTCAAGTGCACTGTTTGTGGCGCTGGCTTCAGGATCATATCCACTATAATTGGTTATTGTTATAAGATTTGTAGCAGTAACAGATAGCCTGATATTGCTAATTGCATTACTTTTTATTGGAACATTATATCCAAAATTTAAATTCTTTAATCGTATATAAGAAGCATCTTCAACTATTCGATCGGTTACTTGATTTTTAAACATAGCTTGATCGCTTCTTGCTCGTGAAAAGGTAGTACTTGTACCCTCTCCCTGCCAACGATTATCCCATGCCTCCTGGCTTACATTCTTTCCATTTCCATCGGCGAGCGCATTGATTACGTAGGCATTTAAATTTATCATGTTATTACCCTGGCTTCCTTGGATGAAAATAGTTAAGTCAAAGTTCTTCCATGAAAGATTGTTGGTTACCCCAAAAATAAAATCTGGTGTAGCGTTTCCAATAATAATCCTGTCTTCAGGAGTAATCTTCCCATCACCAATTGGATTACCTTCTTCATCAAAAGCTCCGGCTATATCTACAAATCTGTAATCACCAGGAACTGCATCAGGTTCAACACCAGCAGCTACTTCCTCTTGATTCTGGTAAATTCCGTCAGTTTTAAATCCATAAAAGGCACCCACCGAGCTACCAACCTGTGCAATATGCATTGGCTGGTTTAAGGCAATTGAGCCAGCAGTAATCCATTTTTGACCATAAATTGCATCTAAATCTCCCAGGTCAAGAACTTCATTTCGATAAGCTGATATGTTACCAGAAATACTCCATTTAAATTGATTAACTAAAATATCTGCGCCCAATTCCAGTTCAAAACCTTTGTTTTCAACTTCTCCTTTATTTGTCCAGTAACTTGGATATCCGGTTGATTCAGGTAAAGATAAATTAACCAATAAGTCTTTTGTCAATTTTTGGTAGTAGTCAAAAGACATACGCAACCTATTTTCAAAAAGTCCAAGGTCAAAACCAATATCGTATTGTGATGTTGTTTCCCATTTTAAATTCGGATTTCCAAAGTTTCCATCGGCAAGGGATGCATTTCCTACAATACCAGTGCTAAATACACCATTGTTTGGATAATATTTTACAGCCAGATTAGTTTTGGTTTGTAGTGGGCTTACTGCTTGATTACCAGTTAAACCGTAACTGGCGCGTAGTTTCAAGTTTGAAACCGGTTCAACATCTTTTAAAAACGATTCCTCGCTAACTCTCCACGCTACTGCACCAGATGGGAAAAAAGCCCATTTATTAGCACCCAGACGTGTGCTTCCATCCGCTCTTCCTGTTAATGTAAAAATGTATTTATTATCCACCGTATAATTGATTCTGGTTAAATAAGATGCCAGAGCCCATTTGATATTTTGTGTTTTAGTGGGAGCAGTACTGCCAGCACCTTGTAAATAATTGTATGATAGGTTATCATTAATAAATCCACTGGCTTCATTTCGCATAAGCATGGTTTCCCACTCTTGCCATGTATAACCAACTACCGCATTGATTCTATGATTATTAATTTTTTTATTAAAAGAAAGAAGCTGTTCTGTCAAATAACTTGTTTGTCTGTTATCTGTTCTTGCGGCAAATCCACCAACCAACGAACCTTTATATGTACCAGCAGGTTCGTATACCTGTCTCACAATATAGTTATTGTTAATACCAAAAGATGACTTAAATTTTAACCCTTCAATAATTTCATATTCCCCCTGAATTTGTCCCGTAAATGTTTGTACGTTTAAATGGTCTTCTAATTTATTTACTGTAATCAATGGATTACTTCCAAGGCTTTCATCCAACTCACCACTATCATCATAAGGGCTATCCAGCGGCTTAAACATAAGTGCAGCCAAGGTAACTGATCTTGATGGCTCCCCCCCTCTTGAAGACTGCTTTGCCATTTGGCTGTTAACATTTGAATAACTAAACTTTCCTCCAACTTTTAGTTTCTTTGTTATACTCCTATCAAGATTCATACGCAAACCATACCTATCAAACTGAGAATTTTTAATGATTCCTTCCATTGTTGTATAATTCCCGATTATTGCATAATTGGTCTTTTCATCGGCACCTGAAAAACTAAGCTGATGATCTTGTGAAATACCCGTCCCGTAAATTAAATCCTGCCAATCTGTGTTTACTCCTAAGCCAACGATTGAATCCATTTCATTTGAGGTGTATATTGGTTCTAAACCATCATTTGTTGCAGCTTCATTCCTGTATTCAAGATATTCTCTTGTCGAAAGCACGTCAATGGTTTTTGGAAGATTCGATATATCAGTGCGATAACTGTATGATACTTTCCCACCTTTTTGCCCTGATTTTGTAGTGATTATGATTACTCCATTTGCACCACGAGAACCGTATATTGCAGTTGCAGAAGCATCTTTTAATACTTCAATTGACTCAATGTCGTTAGGATTTATCATTGAAAGCGGGCTGGGATTTGTACCTTCGTCGCCACCACCAAAACTTGATTCGCTAACATCCATTGGATAACCATCGATTACAAATAATGGTTGGTTAGAACCATTTATGGAGTTACCTCCCCGAATAAGCACATTCACGGCTGAACCAGGTGCCCCACTGTTTTGGGTAATTTGTACACCGGAAGCACGTCCCTGAAGAAACTGGTCGACCGAAGTAACAGGAGTTGATCCCATTTCTTGAACACTCACTGACGCAACAGAGCCTGAGAGATCTGATTTCCTCATGGTTCCATAACCAACTGCAATTACTTCTTCCAATCCAATTGCATCGAGCTCCATAGTTACACTTACATTACTTTTCCCTGCAATATCAACTTCTTGTGTTTTCATCCCGATAAAGGAGAAAACCAAAATATTGGAAGAACTGTTAGCTTCTAATTGAAACTTTCCTTCAATAGAGGTAACAGTTCCAGTAGTTGTTCCTTTAAAAACAACATTTACTCCTGGCATGGCCTGCCCATCTCCATCTAACACAACACCACTAATGCTTCTCGTTTGGCCATTTGCCCCAATGGCTATAAAAAATGCCAAAATAAGTGCTAGTGATGATCTCAAAAAAATAGAATAGTTTTTTTTCATCGTTTCGTAATTTAGTTACATAAAATTTTCACCTGCAAATCTAGGCCTACAAAATGCAATGAGGGTTTTAGATTAGATATTTGAGGTTGGTTCTAAGATATTTATTTCAGAAAAGACTCAAACAAAGGAACTTGGAGGTTTTCCATAAAACTTTTTGAAAGAAGTACTAAAATATTTTGAATCGGAGAATCCTGTCAATTCTGCCACCTCGCTTATTGATTTTTCGCCCTGTTGTATTATTCCCATAGCCTTTTTCAACCGAATTGTTTTTATAAATTCGCTTGGAGATTGCCCGGTAAGAGCTTTCAATTTTTTATAAAGTAAGGATTCGCTAACAAACATCTCTTTGGCAAAATGATCTTTCGATAGACTATATTCCGTAATATTTTGCTCGACAAAAGCAATTGCTTTTTCAATAAACTCCTGATCTTTTTTATTCGAAAAAGTATCTTTTTCAATTTTTGTTTCGGAGAAAGCAATAAACCTCTTTTTAATTTTCTGTCTGTTTTTAAGAATATTTTCTATTCTTGCTATCAAAATGGAGGTGTCAAATGGTTTTGTTACGTAATCATCGGCACCGCTCTGTAGGCCTTTTATAATATCCTTGTTTTCGTCGAAAGCTGTTAACAATATAATTGGGATATGCGATGTTTCAAAACTAACTTTTAACTTTTCCGTAAGCTCAATTCCATTTAACTTGGGCATTCCAATATCCGAAACAATTAAATCTGGTTGCACCAATTCAACCTTTTTTAATGCGACAATACCATCTTCTGCTTCAAATGTTTGATAATGTTCCGATAAAGTATTTGCAAGGTAATTCCTGAGTTTGTCGTTATCTTCAACAATCAGAAGTTTCTCTATGCGTTTCTTCTTATTGTCAGCGGAAGTCCATTCTCTTTCAACTTTATTTTTCTCTGAACTTTTCTCAACAGTGATTTCTGCCAGGCTTACATTTTCACCGTAATGTTCTTTGCCTTTTTTGAACGAAATTACAAATTCGGTCCCCACTCCTTCTTTACTGTTGAACTGAATATTGCCTTTATGAAGTAGTACATAATTTTTAGCAAGCAACAGGCCTATACCGCTCCCAGACACTTTCGAGTTAATAGCATTCTCTCCACGGTAATACCTTTTAAACAAACTTTTTTGGGCAAGTTGTGGAATACCAATACCACTATCTTTAACAGAAATAAACCATTCCGACTGGTTTGATGAAAGTCGAAGAACTATTTCTCCGTTTTCTTTTGTGTATTTAAACGAGTTTGACAATAAATTATCCAATACTTTTTCAAGCTTAGAAATATCGATCCATTCAAAAAGAATTTTCGGTTCTACTACACACTCAAACTTTATATTTTTTTTCTCTGCTAGTTGGTTGAAATAATTAAACCTGTCATTCACCAGTTTAATTATGTTTTCCTTGGATAATACCAACTGGTTTTTACCCATATCCGACTTCTGGAAATCGAATAAATGGTTAACTGTATTTGACAGGCTTGATACATTTGAAAAAGATAAATCAAGAAGATACCTGTCTTTATCATCGAGATTTTTACTTTTTTGCAGGTCGCCAAGTGGTGCCATGGCAAGTGTTAACGGGGTTTTTATATCGTGTGCTGTATTGGTGAAAAATTGAATTTTTGCGTCGGAAAGTTTCTTCTTATCCGAAACACGCAAGTAAAGAAATATAAATACAAGTATGTTTAAGGAAATGAAAATCAATAATGCTTTCGCCCACAAAGTATCCCAGGGAGCCGGCTTAACGGTAATATTAATTAGCCGTTCGTCTATTACAGCACCTGTTCGTTTACTCAAAGCCCTTAGGCGAAACTGAAAATCTCCTTTGCCTACATTTGTATAATTGGCTCTTTTATTCAACGAAGGTATCGACCAATGTTCATCTTGTCCTTCAAGTATCCATGAATACTGAATCTCGCCTGAATTAACCGCAGAAATAGTAGTAAATCCAATTGAAAATGATGATTGATTATATCTAAGAACAAGATTTTCGGTTTGGTTAAGTGGGTTTATTAACGGCGAATTTTCATCTCTCGTATTGTATTTTTTATTATTGATTAATAGTTCTTCCAAAAAAATTGAAGCACTTTCATCCTGATACTCAACACTTGCCGGATTAAAGTAGGTAACACCATTGTAAGATCCAAAGTAGAAAACTCCGGATTGTGATTTAAATCTTGAGTTCTTATAAAAAACATCATCCGAAAGACCATCCTTTACCGAGAACACTTCAACTTCAGCATCATTGGTATTGTACCTGAACAAGCCTTTTTCAGAACTCGCCCACAGAATATTATCATCATAAGTTAAAATGGCGTAAATGTGATTTGATGGAAGCCCTTTACTTTTATCAAAATGTTCAGTAGTATTCGAACTTACGTTGAATTTTAATAAACCCAGCCCTGACGTCGCAATCCATAGTGCCTGTTTTTCTCTGTCGAAATTTAAACTGTTAACAAATATTTGCTGCGGAAAACTTTCTCCCAATTGAACTTTTTGCACAGAAAAACTTTTTGTGTTTAGAATGTAAACACCAGAAGAAGTACCCACAAATACGTTATGTTCATCTTTGGCTTGAATTGATTTTACGCCAATTAAAGAAATATATTTTATCGAATTGTTTTTTGGATTAAAAACAGCCATATCATTAAAGGTGTCTCCTGTCCAAACTCTATTCTCATTATCTTTAAATATTTCAACAATATAATCTGATTGCTTTCTATTTTTCGAGTTTTTCTCGCCGGGATTCAGGTGTCGTTTTATTCCTTCTTTTTTACTTAAAAAATAAACTCCTTTCCCATAAGATCCTGCAATTACAGTGTTTTTATCGTATTGGCAAAGCGATAGAAAAACGTTGGCCACTTGTTTGCGGTCACCAAAAAAATGAATCCATTTATTGGTTTGCTTTAACCAGCAGCTCACACCGTTATTGGTAGCGAACCATAAGTCACCATCACTATCCTCAAGTATATTGTTCACTACATTGTTCCGAAGCGAATTGGGATTATTTGTTTCATGGCGAATGGTTCCAAAATTGCCTCTAACATCACTTAAAATATTGAGTCCTCCGGTAAATGTGCTGATATAAAGGTCGCCCGAATTTGCCAAAAACAAGTCCTGAACGCCATTTCCAACTAATGTGTTGGCCTTATCCTCATTTTCGTTGTAGTTATCAAGCAATATTTTTCTTTGTCCATCAATTTTATAAACCCCTCCACCATCTGAGCCTAAATACATCTCGTTGTTTGACGATGCAACCACCTTGAAAACCGGAACTCCGGGAAGCTCAGGTATTTTATCTTTTAAATTTATAATGGATTTGGATTGCGTGTTATAGATTAACACATCTCCAGAATTTGTTCCAATCCAGATCTCATTCATCGGCTTATTCCAACAAACAGACTGCGATTGAGTCGTACTGCTGTTGTCCTCGTAATTAATTGAAACAATAGATTTAGCCGTTTCATCATGCAAATTGAATTCAAATAACTCACCTGATGCTGCAACCAGGTATTTGTCATCTGAATAAGAAGCAACCAACGATACTCTTTTTCCACTAAAATAAGTTACCTCTCTTATTTTTCTTTCATTGCTATCGTACAACCAAAGTCCGTTGCCGGTGCAAAACCAGGTATAAGTGTCAACTTTAAGATTTATTAAGGCGCCCATTTGAATAGAGTCGGACAAAGAGAAAATGCGTTGAAAATGATTGTTGCCTTCATCGAAAGAAAATATTTGCCCTTTTGATGTAAAGGCCCAAATATTTTTATTGAGGTCTGTTATTAATTTTACTATCTGAAAAGTAATTTCCCCATCATCTCCCGGGTAACCATAGTTTACTATATTTTCCCCATCAAATCGATCAATCCCAACCTTAGTAGAAACCCAAATAAAACCGTTTTTATCCTGTACAATATCATAAGCCTGATAACTGCTAAGACCTTCTTCAACACCAACATTGTAGAATTTTTGTGCTGATAAAGCCATGCTCATGAAAAGAAATATAATATAAACCAGAATTCTCATACACATCAAAAATAAAATATTTATTAAGTTTATTCTAGTCTGAATGAAAATTTGAAAATAGAATTAATCGGAATTGTATGGTTGTATCAAAAAATGACACCGTTATAAACTAGGATAATATCTTGATTTAGAATCATTGGATTATGTGTAGCCGAGACGAGCAATTAAAAAATTCAAATAGTAGAGATATCGTTACTATTTATCAGGTAGGTTTAGATATGTCTTTATATTCCTTCCTTATAATTTCTACCAAAGTATAAGGAAAAAGAGGCAAATTTCATTAACATTAGAAGAGAACAATCAATGTACAACTAATCAGCAAAAGATTTACTTTTGTTCATTACTTAGAACCACATGTTTTGAATCAACAACCATACAATCACTAATGCTACCAAGACCAAGAACCACTTTGGGATAACTACATTCTTTTTCAGTTCCTTTTCATGGTTTGCCAAAAGCCATTCAAGGCGATCGGTGTTTAATGTTGCTTTTACACCTGTTGTTTTTAGTTTTTCAAGCTGCTTGGCAATTTCCGGAGCAATATCATTAATGTTTTTACTTGTTTCTCGTAGCATGTCGATTTCGTGAATTAGAATCTCCAGTAGCTTTTGTTGCGATAATTGTTTTCTCATGGTTTAAATTCTGAATTTGTTTTTATGTGCATCTATTTGATTTCTCTGGTACTCTTTCCTGTACTGATTTCTATACCGAATATGGTGCTCGAAGTTTTGCTGAATTAGTTTCTGTAGGCGTGCAGCACTAAAGGAACGGTCTACCGAACTGGCTTTAATGGATTCTTTTCCGATATGAAATTTTAGCCCCACTACTTTACCATTCGAAGCTTGTTTTAAGTGGCAACGAATGCCAAGGTGCTGCATCATCTCAGCATATTCAAAAATATTGCGTGGGTTATGCAGTAGTACTCTGCTATGTGCTTCTTTTATCTGCGTACGAAGGCGCGTTTCTTTTTCTATTTGTATTTCTTTTGCGGTTTTAAAGCCTCTGGCTTTCACCATACTCTCGGCAATGCGTTGCGCCTTCTTGCTAATGAAATGGTCTTTGTAAGCTCTCCCGTTATAATCAATCCGGTTCACAAAAATGTGTAGGTGTTGGTGGTCCTTGTTACAATGCAGAAATGTAATCGACTGGTTTTCTTTAAGGTTCATCCTTGAAAGAAAATCATCTGAAAGATTTTTGAAATCTTGATTAGTAAGTTTGTTGCCCACCGGAATAGACGGGCTAAGCACAAACGAAATTGTATTTCGTTGGCAGCGTGCATTCAAATTTTGAAAAACCCGGAATTCTTTTGCAATTTCTTTTCCGTTTTCACCAATTACGTTGTTGCGGCTAATTTCAACTGCACCCTGTTTCTCCTTGGCATAATCGATGGCATTGGAGGCATGTGATATGCTTTTTCCTTTTCCAATCATTGTTCAAATTTTCCAAGGTGTTTTTTAATCTGCTTAATCACTTCTTCCAGTTCATACAAAATCATATCGTTTTTATGGAAGTGTTTACTTTTTATCAAATTACCGATGGATTTGAAATTCCGGTGGTAGGCGTGGAGGTTGTTGTAAACTTCCAATTCTTCCGGTGAAAACCGGAGCGTAACTTTCATGTTCATAGCAGCACGGCGCGAAAATTCGCTGGTGCTTAAACCACATTCTTTTGCTGCCAGGGCAATGGTTTTCTTTTCTGAACGGCTTACCCTAAATGAAATATATTTTGTTCTGACATTCATAATTGAAAAAATTTAGCATTAAACTTTAAATGGGATTTTTTCTTCTTTGCGAGCTTGGGAGCAAAGCAAGAGATGCCAAAAGTGCAACGTTGGCACCTCTTGAAATAGCTAACCGCTAAAGCCTATGTTGCCGCCGATTCAGCGCGGTTAGGTATTCGTTCAGGTCTTTTGTGAAACTGTAAATTGCAGACATGTCAACACTGTTCGGAAGGTCTGCCAATAACTGTTTTGTGGCTTTTTTACCTGCAAGGTCATTATCTAAATACAGTCCGACTTTAGTATATCTGGATGCAATATTTTTAATTCGGCTAACAAACGAAACAGAATTCAAAACGATAAAATCCGACTTTTTGGGTAGGTCAGAATAAAGCGAAATCAGGCTGAAGAAATCAAACATTCCTTCGGTGATTGCCAGCTTGTTATTTGCTTTAGAAAAGAAGGAAAAACCTTTTGGAGCTGCAGCATTTTTATAATATGAGTTTCGAAGCTCCCAGCCGCCGGAAACATTTTTCAATCCTATAGCAAAATAGGTTGAGTTTTTAAAAGAGTAATGAACTTGTTTTGCGTATTTCGTTACTTGCTTCGGATTAACTTTTCGTTTCACTAAATAATTAAGTAGGGCTGGATGTTGAATCGGCAAAACCTTTTCAATCCTAATTTCATCTTCCGGTTTCAACACTGCAAAAATTTTTTGCTGTTGAAAAGAGAAAGATGGAATTGTATTTTCGAGAATAGCTAATGATTCCTGTACGGTACATTGGTGTTTCATTTCAATTACCAAGTCGATAATATTTCCTCCTTTACCAAGACCGTGGTCGTACCATCGGTTCAAAATCTTCGATACTTTAAAAGATGGAGTACTTTCTTTACGAATCGGACTTAAATCCCAGGCTTCTTTGTGGTTTTCCCGGAGAGGGGAAAATCCGTTCTTTTTCAGAAATTCAATGATTGATATTTCACGAGCGGTATTGCATTGT
Above is a genomic segment from uncultured Draconibacterium sp. containing:
- a CDS encoding glycoside hydrolase family 3 C-terminal domain-containing protein, whose protein sequence is MKLILKKNTVLIAIIWISFLYGCSSQTGSQKTNNFIKSEQFADSLISILPLKDKVGLLHGMGGGNSEFGDLDIQFFGIKGNKEFGIPPLYMGHGITGVRSGRDTSIHATYFCTPIAMGCSWNPDLYSEVGGAIAKEMRALGQDLNLGPTLNIIRHPLGGRNWESFSEDPFLTTQMGVSVVKAMQSNGIVCGPKHFVANNQEHNRFDINNEVDERTLREIYLPAFKAAVTKGGALNIMGAYNRLNGYFMCHNKYLLNDILRGEWGFNGFVLSDFANGIRNTVEPVNARMNVEMHRPEHYGTAMLEAVERGIIKEQQVDTLLKDVLKVMYTMDLFKRERYENPGIVHSKEHIQLCRKVAQETPVLLKNENKILPIDTSCLQSISVIGPNAKRFSDLPANHLNYAYYLQGGGSGRTYYFHDAVVDPFDGIVNALGETSKVVYAKGCQTPFFYQNNKEAVLNETEENLIAEAVVKAKESEIAIVYAGLSGFNETEGWDRKSTSLPGQQNKLIQEVAKVNSNTIVVITAGSAVDVEPWIDDVKAVLFVPYCGEQIGNGIADILTGKVSPSGKLPFTWAKSINDYPKNSIFKGLGFSEDGVSNQYSEGIFVGYRYFDKKKIDVRFPFGYGLSYTQFDYSDLKIQNKTWPVKIELTLKNMGKVEGAEIVQLYVSDPESEIEKAINELKAFDKIVLKPGETQKVAFELEKQAFSHYDVEQKEWLVDKGEFIIKIGSSSRDLKTIAKIEL
- a CDS encoding RagB/SusD family nutrient uptake outer membrane protein, encoding MKNKITYLILSLFILTTSCELEELVVDRFTPETFYKTEADAHAAINGAYSELTSFAYYKYSYSAPILLSSDAIFSTKNDEYSQYSKKTYSSSSNYLRNSWNSIYHVVNNSNLVLEYVPQMEINEAVKNRITGEAYFLRALSYLNLVRSYGGVPLKLKATLDDSDLHTPRASKEEVYQQIFEDLKMAIQLMPVASEQPTAEYGRATKGSAQALLALAYLTHGDWTEAKEYADQVINSGEYSLVADFGDLWDVNKEKQNGQEVIFAVKFARDGLESLARSIGSEFALRMLPNSARGLTGHPKGAGTSHLQIQPYFYDIYTTGQYEGDYRAEKTFFTEWTGDNGKIFTSYPNPSAGGIHKKGAYIGKYIDPDGYDTRNHENDLNIIRYAEVLLIKAEAANELGLTAEAYDAFNQVRKRARNADGITRTTPADLTPGLSKDEFRDAVFNERGAELIGEGQRWFDLLRMKRANGTTYYEYMFNEFVPSLPADKFEQSSIVWNPKNLLFPIPVGEIVNNTAINPEDQNPGF
- a CDS encoding TonB-dependent receptor; this encodes MKKNYSIFLRSSLALILAFFIAIGANGQTRSISGVVLDGDGQAMPGVNVVFKGTTTGTVTSIEGKFQLEANSSSNILVFSFIGMKTQEVDIAGKSNVSVTMELDAIGLEEVIAVGYGTMRKSDLSGSVASVSVQEMGSTPVTSVDQFLQGRASGVQITQNSGAPGSAVNVLIRGGNSINGSNQPLFVIDGYPMDVSESSFGGGDEGTNPSPLSMINPNDIESIEVLKDASATAIYGSRGANGVIIITTKSGQKGGKVSYSYRTDISNLPKTIDVLSTREYLEYRNEAATNDGLEPIYTSNEMDSIVGLGVNTDWQDLIYGTGISQDHQLSFSGADEKTNYAIIGNYTTMEGIIKNSQFDRYGLRMNLDRSITKKLKVGGKFSYSNVNSQMAKQSSRGGEPSRSVTLAALMFKPLDSPYDDSGELDESLGSNPLITVNKLEDHLNVQTFTGQIQGEYEIIEGLKFKSSFGINNNYIVRQVYEPAGTYKGSLVGGFAARTDNRQTSYLTEQLLSFNKKINNHRINAVVGYTWQEWETMLMRNEASGFINDNLSYNYLQGAGSTAPTKTQNIKWALASYLTRINYTVDNKYIFTLTGRADGSTRLGANKWAFFPSGAVAWRVSEESFLKDVEPVSNLKLRASYGLTGNQAVSPLQTKTNLAVKYYPNNGVFSTGIVGNASLADGNFGNPNLKWETTSQYDIGFDLGLFENRLRMSFDYYQKLTKDLLVNLSLPESTGYPSYWTNKGEVENKGFELELGADILVNQFKWSISGNISAYRNEVLDLGDLDAIYGQKWITAGSIALNQPMHIAQVGSSVGAFYGFKTDGIYQNQEEVAAGVEPDAVPGDYRFVDIAGAFDEEGNPIGDGKITPEDRIIIGNATPDFIFGVTNNLSWKNFDLTIFIQGSQGNNMINLNAYVINALADGNGKNVSQEAWDNRWQGEGTSTTFSRARSDQAMFKNQVTDRIVEDASYIRLKNLNFGYNVPIKSNAISNIRLSVTATNLITITNYSGYDPEASATNSALEPGVDFGVFPQPRTYSFGVNVEF